A genome region from Triticum aestivum cultivar Chinese Spring chromosome 2B, IWGSC CS RefSeq v2.1, whole genome shotgun sequence includes the following:
- the LOC123044079 gene encoding suppressor of disruption of TFIIS isoform X2: MESYANGAKFDCLLFDMDDTLYPLILGINLACRNNIQDYMLNKLQIEESLVPKMCLDLYKEYGTTMAGLKLMGYEFDYDEFHASVHGKLPYEKLKPDPVLRNLLLSMPQRKIIFTNSDEAHAATVLEKMGLEGCFEGIICFETLNPKNPGDTDASSGKRVLCKPSLESMEAVVEIAKLDPKKTVFFDDSPRNIASGKAAGFHTVIVGSSALVPGADVALESIHNIREALPELWEAGGDHVEAAVDIRSAAVAETTVLA; this comes from the exons ATGGAATCCTACGCCAACGGAGCCAAATTTGATTGCTTGCTGTTTG ACATGGATGACACCCTCTACCCACTGATCCTAGGAATCAACTTAGCCTGCCGCAACAACATCCAAG ACTACATGCTGAACAAGCTTCAGATCGAGGAGAGCCTGGTCCCCAAGATGTGCCTGGATCTGTACAAAGAATATGGAACTACGATGGCCGGTCTGAAG CTTATGGGTTACGAATTCGACTACGACGAATTCCACGCCAGCGTGCACGGTAAATTGCCATACGAGAAGCTGAAGCCGGATCCTGTCCTGAGGAACCTGCTGCTTTCGATGCCACAGAGGAAAATC ATATTCACCAATTCTGACGAGGCCCACGCGGCGACCGTCCTGGAGAAGATGGGGCTGGAGGGATGCTTCGAGGGGATCATATGCTTCGAGACCCTGAACCCCAAGAATCCAGGTGACACAGACGCTAGCTCTGGCAAGAGGGTCCTCTGCAAGCCGTCCCTGGAGTCCATGGAAGCCGTGGTGGAGATCGCCAAGCTCGACCCCAAGAAGACA GTGTTCTTCGACGACAGCCCGCGCAACATCGCCTCAGGGAAAGCGGCAGGCTTCCATACCGTCATC GTAGGGAGCTCGGCGCTCGTGCCCGGGGCGGACGTGGCGCTGGAGAGCATCCACAACATCAGGGAGGCGCTGCCGGAGCTGTGGGAGGCGGGCGGCGACCACGTCGAGGCCGCCGTCGACATCcggtccgccgccgtcgccgagacCACGGTGCTCGCGTGA
- the LOC123044079 gene encoding suppressor of disruption of TFIIS isoform X1 has translation MASTTHLVTCVVCVQLVLCLPLFRSSSRYMCMPLPGAVQPVKMESYANGAKFDCLLFDMDDTLYPLILGINLACRNNIQDYMLNKLQIEESLVPKMCLDLYKEYGTTMAGLKLMGYEFDYDEFHASVHGKLPYEKLKPDPVLRNLLLSMPQRKIIFTNSDEAHAATVLEKMGLEGCFEGIICFETLNPKNPGDTDASSGKRVLCKPSLESMEAVVEIAKLDPKKTVFFDDSPRNIASGKAAGFHTVIVGSSALVPGADVALESIHNIREALPELWEAGGDHVEAAVDIRSAAVAETTVLA, from the exons ATGGCATCCACTACTCACCTAGTCACCTGCGTTGTGTGTGTGCAGCTGGTGCTCTGTCTTCCACTCTTCCGTTCATCGTCTAGGTACATGTGCATGCCATTGCCAG GCGCTGTCCAACCTGTCAAGATGGAATCCTACGCCAACGGAGCCAAATTTGATTGCTTGCTGTTTG ACATGGATGACACCCTCTACCCACTGATCCTAGGAATCAACTTAGCCTGCCGCAACAACATCCAAG ACTACATGCTGAACAAGCTTCAGATCGAGGAGAGCCTGGTCCCCAAGATGTGCCTGGATCTGTACAAAGAATATGGAACTACGATGGCCGGTCTGAAG CTTATGGGTTACGAATTCGACTACGACGAATTCCACGCCAGCGTGCACGGTAAATTGCCATACGAGAAGCTGAAGCCGGATCCTGTCCTGAGGAACCTGCTGCTTTCGATGCCACAGAGGAAAATC ATATTCACCAATTCTGACGAGGCCCACGCGGCGACCGTCCTGGAGAAGATGGGGCTGGAGGGATGCTTCGAGGGGATCATATGCTTCGAGACCCTGAACCCCAAGAATCCAGGTGACACAGACGCTAGCTCTGGCAAGAGGGTCCTCTGCAAGCCGTCCCTGGAGTCCATGGAAGCCGTGGTGGAGATCGCCAAGCTCGACCCCAAGAAGACA GTGTTCTTCGACGACAGCCCGCGCAACATCGCCTCAGGGAAAGCGGCAGGCTTCCATACCGTCATC GTAGGGAGCTCGGCGCTCGTGCCCGGGGCGGACGTGGCGCTGGAGAGCATCCACAACATCAGGGAGGCGCTGCCGGAGCTGTGGGAGGCGGGCGGCGACCACGTCGAGGCCGCCGTCGACATCcggtccgccgccgtcgccgagacCACGGTGCTCGCGTGA